In a genomic window of Camelus ferus isolate YT-003-E chromosome 31, BCGSAC_Cfer_1.0, whole genome shotgun sequence:
- the LOC102522418 gene encoding disintegrin and metalloproteinase domain-containing protein 25-like, translating to LLLSPVAPYPGARMAVGEALAHVRTTLPLLLWSQLLLLLSGSSCVGRSQRHGPPEVVIPLRVTHTGRGVKPPGWLSYSLRVGGRKHVLHMKVNKHLFSQHFPVFTYDDQHALLEDQPFVQNDCYYQGHVEGDPESLVALSTCLRGFRGILQINNIVYEIQPKRLSTSFEHLLYRMDKEETQLPPMRCGLTDKEIARQLKFQESVESTLMQSGYEGWWTHRRFLELAVVVDHNRYLHHESNTSKVQDEVCLTINVIDNILSTIDVHVVLIGIEIWSEQNYLATDDIEDLLSEFCVWKLSGFNVRLPHDVAHIFVKADFGITVGLAYVGSVCQQQYNCGVDSILDDDLNSLGFIVSHELGHNLGMKHDDNTCTCGRKRCVMYPSKSLIHKFSNCSYAYYWDTVRRKSCLNLLPKKESIFMYTRCGNSVLEEGEECDCGSLQTCTKDPCCQPDCTLKPGADCAFGLCCDNCTFRPPGFLCRKEENECDLPEWCNGTSYQCPEDVHRQDGTSCTGGGYCYEKRCNNRNEQCRQIFGKEAKSANQDCYREVNIQGDRFGNCGVRVTSYVKCGISDILCGRVQCENVTKIPVLRDHTTVSWTHFNGVTCWGTDYHFGMTIPDAGEVKDGTECGAGRICIQRKCVLMSTLKSSCSPETCNLNGVCNSRHHCHCHSRWAPPSCLDEGSGGSVDSGPPPQKPEVKKENMLGKRTSNVISLRHACH from the coding sequence CTTCTGCTCTCACCGGTGGCTCCATATCCTGGCGCCAGAATGGCTGTGGGTGAGGCCCTGGCGCACGTGAGGACCACTCTCCCACTGCTACTCTGGTCGCAGCTGCTTCTGTTGCTTTCTGGATCGTCCTGTGTTGGACGCTCCCAACGCCATGGTCCTCCAGAAGTGGTCATACCCTTGAGGGTGACACACACTGGCAGGGGCGTGAAGCCTCCAGGCTGGCTCTCCTACAGCCTGCGTGTCGGGGGCCGGAAACACGTTCTTCACATGAAGGTCAACAAGCATTTGTTCTCTCAACACTTCCCAGTGTTCACCTACGACGACCAGCATGCTCTCCTGGAGGACCAGCCCTTTGTCCAGAATGACTGCTACTACCAGGGGCATGTGGAGGGGGACCCGGAATCCCTGGTTGCCCTCAGTACATGTTTGAGGGGCTTTCGAGGAATACTACAGATAAATAACATTGTTTATGAAATCCAGCCCAAAAGGCTTTCTACTTCATTTGAACACCTGCTATATAGAATGGACAAGGAGGAGACACAGCTCCCACCCATGAGATGTGGGTTAACAGACAAAGAAATAGCACGACAACTGAAGTTCCAAGAGAGTGTTGAGTCCACTTTGATGCAAAGTGGGTATGAAGGCTGGTGGACCCACAGGCGTTTTCTGGAACTGGCAGTGGTGGTGGACCACAATCGGTATCTTCATCATGAAAGTAATACTTCAAAAGTGCAGGATGAAGTATGCCTTACCATCAATGTAATAGATAACATTTTAAGTACAATAGATGTTCATGTGGTTTTAATTGGAATTGAAATCTGGTCTGAACAAAATTACCTTGCAACAGATGACATAGAAGACCTCTTGAGTGAATTTTGTGTTTGGAAGTTATCAGGTTTCAATGTCCGCTTGCCCCATGATGTTGCACATATTTTTGTAAAAGCAGACTTTGGCATCACCGTTGGCTTAGCCTATGTTGGCTCAGTATGTCAGCAACAATATAACTGTGGAGTTGACAGCATCCTGGATGATGACTTGAATAGTTTGGGATTTATTGTGTCACACGAGCTTGGTCATAACTTGGGCATGAAACATGATGATAACACATGTACATGCGGGCGTAAAAGGTGCGTAATGTACCCAAGTAAATCACTGATACATAAATTCAGCAACTGCAGTTACGCCTATTATTGGGACACTGTTAGAAGGAAATCCTGTTTGAACCTTTTACCAAAGAAAGAGAGTATCTTCATGTACACACGCTGTGGGAACAGTGTGcttgaggaaggagaagagtgTGACTGTGGCTCCTTACAGACGTGTACAAAAGATCCCTGCTGTCAGCCAGACTGCACTCTGAAACCTGGGGCTGACTGCGCTTTTGGGCTTTGCTGTGACAACTGCACATTCAGGCCACCAGGCTTCCTgtgcagaaaagaggaaaatgagtgTGATCTTCCAGAGTGGTGCAATGGGACGTCCTATCAGTGTCCAGAAGACGTGCACAGGCAGGACGGGACCTCCTGCACGGGCGGGGGCTACTGCTATGAAAAGAGATGCAACAATCGCAATGAACAGTGCAGGCAAATCTTTGGCAAAGAGGCCAAGAGTGCAAATCAGGATTGCTACAGGGAAGTGAATATCCAAGGTGACCGTTTTGGTAACTGTGGTGTCAGAGTCActtcatatgtaaaatgtggCATCTCAGATATCCTGTGTGGGAGGGTCCAGTGTGAGAATGTGACCAAAATTCCCGTTCTGAGAGATCACACAACTGTGAGCTGGACTCACTTCAATGGAGTCACTTGCTGGGGTACAGACTACCACTTTGGGATGACCATACCTGACGCTGGTGAAGTGAAAGACGGCACAGAGTGTGGTGCAGGACGGATCTGCATCCAAAGAAAGTGTGTCCTGATGTCTACTTTGAAAAGCAGTTGCTCACCTGAGACCTGCAATTTGAACGGAGTCTGTAACAGCAGACATCACTGCCACTGCCACTCCAGGTGGGCCCCCCCCAGCTGCCTGGACGAAGGCAGCGGAGGCAGTGTGGACAGTGGCCCACCCCCGCAAAAACcagaagtcaaaaaagaaaacatgctgGGCAAGAG